From the genome of Rhizobium binae, one region includes:
- a CDS encoding dihydrodipicolinate synthase family protein, producing the protein MTMRRHPIAGNWASLLLPIAEDDSIDFEKLGEEIDLLIAAKVDGIYSNGTAGEFHNQTNAEYERIQEMLASRCRAAGMAFVIGACQPDPIIMLDRLRRATAHKPLAIQVILPDWWALTNLEAIDFLHRASETAEGIPLILYNPPHAKRVLSPAELSDVCGPCPSVVGMKIADGDDAWYAQARAYLGEFSLFIPGHHLATGIKQGVAAGAFSNVACLSPRGAQAWTKLMHTDINAALEIESRICAFMDSHIVPFRREHGYCNAALDKLLAAVGNWGPVTTRLRWPYRFIGEQEAKGLRDRARAMIPELFAR; encoded by the coding sequence ATGACAATGCGCCGTCACCCAATTGCGGGCAACTGGGCAAGCCTGCTCTTACCAATTGCCGAGGACGACAGCATCGATTTCGAAAAGCTCGGCGAGGAAATCGACCTACTGATCGCCGCCAAGGTCGACGGCATCTATTCAAATGGCACGGCGGGTGAATTTCATAACCAGACGAACGCGGAATACGAGCGAATTCAGGAGATGCTGGCGTCGCGTTGCCGGGCCGCCGGAATGGCCTTCGTCATCGGCGCCTGCCAGCCCGATCCGATCATCATGCTCGATCGCCTGCGCCGCGCCACTGCCCACAAACCATTGGCAATCCAGGTGATCCTTCCCGACTGGTGGGCGCTCACCAATCTCGAAGCCATCGATTTCCTGCACCGGGCGTCGGAGACCGCCGAAGGCATCCCGCTCATCCTCTACAATCCCCCGCATGCCAAACGTGTCCTGTCGCCAGCCGAGCTCAGCGACGTGTGCGGCCCCTGCCCATCGGTGGTCGGGATGAAGATCGCCGATGGCGACGACGCCTGGTACGCGCAGGCGCGGGCATATCTCGGCGAATTCTCGCTGTTCATTCCCGGCCACCATCTCGCAACCGGCATCAAACAGGGCGTCGCTGCCGGAGCGTTTTCCAACGTCGCCTGTCTCAGTCCCCGCGGCGCCCAAGCCTGGACAAAGCTGATGCACACCGACATCAACGCCGCGCTGGAGATCGAAAGCCGCATCTGCGCCTTCATGGACAGCCACATCGTCCCGTTTCGACGTGAGCACGGCTATTGCAATGCCGCGCTCGACAAACTGCTCGCGGCGGTCGGCAATTGGGGCCCTGTTACCACCAGGCTGCGTTGGCCTTACCGCTTTATCGGCGAGCAGGAAGCGAAAGGTCTGCGCGATCGCGCCCGCGCGATGATCCCGGAACTTTTCGCTCGTTAG
- a CDS encoding ABC transporter ATP-binding protein, with amino-acid sequence MSEPLLSVRDLGKDYTSRGARLTILRDISFDIGRGEVVGLVGESGSGKTTIGRSVLRLIEPSAGSVRFDGTELTSLSSSAMRRLRPRMQYIFQDPFASLSPRMTIGEILTEGLNIQGLGTARERLERARAALEQVDLPPDAVNRYAHEFSGGQRQRIGIARALTLAPEFVVADEPVSALDVSIQAQVINLLRDLQQRLGLTMLFISHDLAVVEYICDRVIVLYLGRIVEIASSAALYARPLHPYTRALLSAIPSPDPDAPRNRQILKGDIPSPADPPSGCVFRTRCPNALPACGETVPELREMTRGHYKACIRDDLD; translated from the coding sequence ATGAGCGAGCCCCTTCTCTCAGTCCGCGACCTTGGAAAAGATTATACGTCCCGCGGCGCTAGGCTGACCATTCTGCGGGACATTTCCTTCGATATCGGCAGGGGCGAGGTGGTCGGGCTGGTCGGGGAATCCGGCAGCGGCAAGACGACGATCGGGCGGTCGGTGCTGCGCCTCATCGAACCCTCCGCCGGCAGCGTCCGCTTCGACGGCACCGAACTCACCAGCCTGTCCTCATCGGCAATGCGGCGCCTGCGGCCCCGCATGCAATATATTTTTCAGGACCCGTTCGCCAGCCTTTCACCGCGCATGACGATCGGCGAAATCCTGACCGAGGGACTGAATATCCAGGGTCTCGGCACGGCAAGAGAGAGATTGGAACGCGCCCGCGCCGCGCTCGAACAGGTCGATCTGCCGCCGGACGCCGTCAATCGTTACGCCCACGAATTCTCGGGCGGCCAGCGGCAGCGGATCGGCATCGCCCGGGCGTTGACGCTCGCGCCGGAATTCGTCGTCGCCGACGAGCCGGTCTCTGCACTCGATGTCTCGATCCAGGCGCAGGTGATCAATCTTCTGCGCGACCTGCAGCAGCGCCTTGGTCTGACCATGCTGTTCATCAGTCACGACCTCGCCGTGGTCGAATATATCTGCGACCGGGTGATTGTCCTCTATCTCGGCCGGATCGTGGAAATCGCCTCAAGTGCTGCGCTTTATGCCCGGCCGCTGCATCCCTACACGCGGGCGCTGCTCTCGGCGATCCCCTCGCCCGATCCTGATGCGCCGCGCAACCGCCAGATCCTCAAGGGGGATATTCCGAGCCCTGCCGATCCGCCGAGCGGTTGCGTTTTTCGTACGCGCTGTCCGAACGCCCTGCCGGCCTGCGGCGAAACCGTGCCGGAGCTGCGCGAAATGACGCGGGGGCATTACAAGGCCTGCATCCGCGATGATCTCGATTGA
- a CDS encoding ABC transporter ATP-binding protein, with protein MDAVPQTADTILDIKGLRTVFRIRSGEVTAVNGIDLSVAAGETLALVGESGSGKSVTSLSVMRLLTRNIGAIAAGRIDLKRKNGTVSNLVCLAEQEMRAVRGNDIGMVFQEPMSSLNPVYTVGDQISEPIRIHRGANRKAAMDAAVALLDSVGIPDARRRAGQYPHELSGGMRQRATIAMALACDPTLLIADEPTTALDVTIQAQILALLQALQRERGMAMLFVTHNLGVVAEIAHRVAVMYAGRIVETGPVAEVFRNPRHPYTIGLLASMPKLGDASRMRQAGERLAAIPGVVPSLMNMPGGCAFQPRCQFAVDACRAAVPPLADVNPRHKSRCIRWQEI; from the coding sequence ATGGATGCCGTGCCACAGACCGCCGACACCATTCTCGACATCAAGGGGCTGCGGACCGTCTTCCGCATCCGATCAGGCGAGGTGACAGCGGTCAACGGCATCGATCTCAGCGTGGCTGCTGGCGAGACGCTGGCGCTCGTCGGCGAGTCCGGCTCGGGCAAATCGGTCACCAGCCTTTCGGTCATGCGTCTCCTCACCCGCAATATCGGTGCGATCGCCGCCGGCCGCATCGATCTGAAGCGCAAGAACGGGACCGTCAGCAACCTTGTCTGCCTCGCCGAACAGGAGATGCGCGCCGTTCGCGGCAATGATATCGGCATGGTCTTCCAGGAACCGATGTCGAGCCTCAACCCGGTCTACACCGTCGGCGACCAGATCTCGGAGCCGATCCGCATCCATCGCGGGGCGAACCGGAAAGCCGCCATGGATGCGGCCGTCGCGCTTCTCGACAGCGTCGGCATCCCCGACGCCAGGCGCCGTGCTGGCCAATATCCGCACGAATTATCCGGCGGCATGCGCCAGCGCGCCACGATCGCCATGGCGCTTGCCTGCGACCCGACGCTGCTGATCGCCGACGAGCCAACGACGGCGCTCGACGTCACCATCCAGGCGCAGATCCTCGCGCTGCTGCAGGCGCTGCAGCGCGAGCGCGGCATGGCCATGCTCTTCGTCACCCATAATCTCGGCGTCGTCGCCGAAATCGCCCATCGGGTGGCGGTCATGTATGCCGGGCGGATCGTCGAGACCGGGCCGGTGGCCGAGGTTTTCCGCAACCCGCGGCATCCTTATACGATCGGCCTGCTGGCCTCGATGCCGAAACTCGGTGATGCCAGCCGGATGAGACAGGCGGGCGAAAGGCTGGCGGCCATTCCGGGCGTCGTGCCGAGCCTGATGAACATGCCCGGCGGCTGCGCTTTCCAGCCGCGCTGCCAATTTGCCGTCGACGCCTGCCGCGCGGCGGTACCGCCGCTGGCCGACGTCAATCCGCGCCACAAGAGCCGCTGCATCCGCTGGCAGGAGATCTAG
- a CDS encoding dihydrodipicolinate synthase family protein yields the protein MSKFKGVVPPVITPLNENYSVDYPSYTRVLENLIEAGCHGLFVLGSTSEVIFHDEKTRQEIIEHSAKVINGRVPLIVGAIDPTTDRVINHARIAKSAGADAVVVTAPFYTVTGQGEIIDHFRCIRDAVDVPLIAYDIPVCVHVKLQRQTSVTLAKEGTIIGIKDSSGDDGNFRYVLLDLADNKDVFLMTGSEIVVDTALQMGAHGVVPGIANVDPHGYVRLWNAAQRGDWVAARKEQERLCRLFEIVWVGAGRVSGGAAGIGAFKAAMKSLGIIDTALMPRPRAALNEAETARIDEILRVTGLLS from the coding sequence ATGAGCAAATTCAAGGGTGTCGTTCCTCCCGTCATAACCCCGCTGAACGAGAATTACAGCGTCGACTACCCGTCCTATACGCGGGTGCTCGAAAACCTCATCGAGGCCGGCTGCCACGGCCTCTTCGTGCTCGGCTCGACCAGCGAGGTGATATTCCACGACGAAAAGACCCGGCAGGAGATCATCGAGCATTCGGCCAAGGTCATCAACGGCCGCGTGCCGCTGATCGTCGGCGCCATCGATCCCACGACCGACAGGGTCATCAACCACGCCAGGATCGCAAAATCGGCCGGCGCCGACGCGGTTGTCGTGACGGCGCCGTTCTACACAGTCACCGGCCAGGGCGAGATCATCGATCACTTCCGCTGTATCCGCGATGCCGTCGACGTGCCGCTGATCGCCTACGACATTCCCGTCTGCGTCCATGTGAAACTGCAGCGCCAGACCAGCGTGACGCTGGCGAAGGAGGGAACCATCATCGGCATCAAGGATTCGAGCGGCGACGACGGCAATTTTCGTTACGTGCTGCTCGATCTCGCCGACAACAAGGACGTCTTCCTGATGACCGGCTCCGAGATCGTCGTCGACACGGCGCTGCAGATGGGCGCGCATGGGGTCGTCCCCGGCATCGCCAATGTCGATCCGCACGGCTACGTCAGGCTCTGGAATGCCGCCCAGCGCGGCGACTGGGTCGCGGCCCGCAAGGAACAGGAGCGGCTCTGCCGGCTCTTCGAAATCGTCTGGGTCGGGGCGGGCCGGGTCAGCGGCGGGGCGGCCGGCATCGGCGCCTTCAAGGCGGCGATGAAGAGCCTCGGCATCATCGATACGGCGCTGATGCCGCGTCCGCGGGCGGCCCTTAACGAGGCCGAAACCGCAAGGATCGACGAGATCCTCCGCGTCACCGGCCTGCTTTCCTGA
- a CDS encoding ABC transporter permease — translation MLARNPAGSPGPIARSLHRFLLNRAAFAGLCMITLVIMAILSYPLWWSFKPNDIDLLAMNAQPGSRHWFGTDGVGRDIFARVMDGGRISLLVAITSTVISGVIGFLVGAASALAGRFADAVTMRFVDLVMTLPPVIFLLVLASIAGTGIWPTVFVISLLSWPLLARMVRSRLLELRERDFVMAARGMGAGLPHLLFRHGLPNSIDILVVFATLQIANAILLEAGLSFLGLGIAPPAASWGNMLNAARSTAVLEQYPWQWLFPGGFLVLTVLAINFIGDGLRDAFDPRAELN, via the coding sequence ATGCTGGCACGAAACCCTGCCGGCAGCCCGGGCCCGATCGCACGCTCCCTTCATCGCTTCCTGCTCAACCGAGCCGCCTTCGCCGGCCTGTGCATGATCACGCTGGTGATCATGGCGATCCTTTCCTATCCGTTGTGGTGGAGCTTCAAGCCCAATGACATCGATCTTCTGGCGATGAATGCGCAGCCGGGATCGAGACACTGGTTCGGCACCGACGGCGTCGGCCGCGACATCTTTGCCCGGGTCATGGACGGCGGGCGGATTTCACTCCTGGTGGCCATCACCTCGACCGTCATTTCCGGCGTCATCGGTTTCCTGGTCGGTGCGGCCTCGGCGCTTGCCGGCCGCTTTGCGGATGCCGTCACCATGCGTTTCGTCGATCTTGTCATGACCCTGCCGCCGGTCATCTTCCTGCTGGTGCTCGCCTCGATCGCCGGCACCGGCATCTGGCCGACGGTCTTCGTCATCTCGTTGCTCTCCTGGCCGCTGCTGGCGCGCATGGTGCGCTCGCGGCTGCTCGAACTTCGCGAGCGCGACTTCGTGATGGCGGCAAGAGGCATGGGGGCAGGTCTGCCGCACCTGCTCTTCCGCCACGGCCTGCCGAACTCGATCGACATCCTGGTCGTCTTCGCGACGCTGCAGATCGCCAATGCCATCCTGCTCGAGGCCGGCCTCTCCTTCCTCGGGCTCGGTATTGCGCCGCCGGCGGCAAGCTGGGGCAACATGCTGAATGCCGCCCGCTCCACCGCCGTGCTCGAACAATATCCCTGGCAATGGCTGTTTCCCGGCGGCTTTCTGGTGCTGACCGTCCTTGCAATCAACTTCATTGGCGATGGTCTTCGCGATGCCTTCGACCCTCGCGCCGAATTAAACTGA